A genomic segment from Candidatus Desulfarcum epimagneticum encodes:
- a CDS encoding conserved hypothetical protein (Evidence 4 : Unknown function but conserved in other organisms): MGGCGSGRRPRPGARRPAEDYNPIDIRYLHRGGFLKPGRFVTLSWSCGGEPAGSADIQVETCGIRLIYRVQTGDGDPGVNQPVDIIHTPCHYGGSRPWFRCPDCARRVAVLYGAGKYFLCRHCHNLAYRSQSLNKSGRLLEKALKIKRRLGVNGGIREPVWFRPKGMRQKTFDRLRDEALRLEGEFWGETAKLAGL; encoded by the coding sequence ATGGGTGGTTGCGGCTCGGGACGCCGACCCCGGCCCGGCGCAAGGCGTCCGGCGGAGGACTACAATCCCATTGACATCAGATACCTGCATCGGGGCGGCTTTCTCAAACCGGGGCGTTTTGTCACCCTGTCATGGTCCTGCGGGGGGGAGCCCGCCGGGAGCGCGGATATCCAGGTTGAGACCTGCGGCATTCGCCTGATCTATCGCGTTCAGACAGGAGACGGAGACCCCGGCGTGAACCAGCCGGTGGATATCATCCATACCCCCTGCCATTATGGCGGCTCAAGGCCCTGGTTCCGGTGTCCTGACTGCGCCCGCCGGGTGGCCGTCCTTTATGGCGCGGGAAAATATTTTCTCTGCCGTCATTGCCACAATCTCGCCTACCGGTCCCAAAGCTTGAACAAATCGGGCCGTCTTCTGGAAAAGGCGCTGAAAATAAAACGCCGCCTGGGCGTGAATGGAGGGATCAGGGAGCCTGTGTGGTTCAGGCCCAAGGGCATGCGCCAAAAAACCTTTGACCGCCTGCGGGATGAAGCCCTGCGTCTGGAGGGGGAATTCTGGGGGGAGACGGCCAAACTTGCGGGATTATGA
- a CDS encoding hypothetical protein (Evidence 5 : Unknown function), with the protein MMRKKESPEKREEPFEDVAECHRVALKHYVDLHTEEKFRADLFKPMKEKYPNISLGNLKNFIKGKSPLSEKKRIQVASFLGFRYEEFIALGRKLMDLKESGMLPDEPDAEALSLNRAAGKIFQEFQDRHDLSDMNMAHVLGMDSMEYSFKKRGLIPFSFEEIETAFQEADEKAL; encoded by the coding sequence ATGATGAGAAAAAAAGAGAGCCCGGAAAAGAGAGAGGAACCGTTTGAAGATGTGGCCGAATGTCACAGGGTCGCGTTGAAACATTACGTGGACCTGCATACGGAAGAAAAATTCAGGGCGGATTTATTCAAACCGATGAAAGAGAAGTATCCAAATATCTCTTTGGGGAATTTGAAGAACTTCATCAAAGGCAAGTCCCCGTTATCGGAAAAGAAAAGAATCCAGGTCGCCTCTTTCCTGGGGTTTCGGTACGAAGAATTTATCGCCCTGGGCCGAAAGCTGATGGATTTGAAAGAAAGCGGCATGCTGCCGGATGAGCCGGACGCGGAAGCCTTGTCTTTAAACCGGGCCGCCGGAAAAATTTTTCAGGAGTTCCAGGACAGACACGATCTTTCGGACATGAACATGGCCCATGTTTTGGGAATGGATTCGATGGAGTACTCGTTTAAGAAAAGGGGGCTGATCCCCTTTTCTTTTGAGGAGATTGAGACGGCGTTTCAGGAGGCCGATGAAAAAGCATTGTGA
- a CDS encoding hypothetical protein (Evidence 5 : Unknown function): MDSTAKAFEMMPNVSPLTPPKGFDSMSMGHKHSDIKKKPMRYQCESRDGKNPFSMSPNHTKKDRQSLP; encoded by the coding sequence ATGGATTCAACCGCCAAGGCATTTGAAATGATGCCGAATGTGTCTCCTTTGACGCCGCCGAAAGGCTTTGACAGCATGAGCATGGGCCATAAACACTCGGATATCAAGAAAAAACCCATGCGATATCAATGCGAGTCAAGGGATGGAAAAAACCCGTTTTCCATGTCGCCCAATCATACAAAAAAGGACCGACAGTCACTCCCATGA